The following proteins are encoded in a genomic region of Sebastes fasciatus isolate fSebFas1 chromosome 12, fSebFas1.pri, whole genome shotgun sequence:
- the LOC141779544 gene encoding uncharacterized protein LOC141779544, which yields MPWRCCVPGCKGYDEAKSMGVVFHGLPTRDPQRCRTWLNAIRNPRFDEHTPVNKYSGVRVCSLHFQPEDYEEDFRAKILNIAPKPVLKSGAVPSVFPGRQHAEPGSAADTSPPAPKRSRTQATCAAAGSSSQSPPAAAAAAVDDSYCIVVSVDPLDDSLHSEPEFNSITTSDESDEDAADQDCAIVHRRSLMELFRVCQTCGQPIEEKEVFHSGAQMSVKWSCHGGHSGVWKSSPHLRDTLP from the exons ATGCCGTGGAGGTGCTGTGTTCCCGGCTGTAAAGGCTACGACGAGGCCAAGTCTATGGGGGTTGTGTTTCACGGTTTACCGACGAGAGACCCGCAGCGCTGCAGAACATGGCTGAACGCGATACGAAACCCCCGCTTTGACGAGCACACACCGGTCAACAAGTACAGCGGGGTGCGGGTCTGCAGCCTGCACTTCCAGCCCGAGGACTACGAGGAGGACTTCCGGGCGAAGATACTGAACATCGCGCCCAAGCCGGTGTTGAAGAGCGGCGCTGTGCCGTCAGTGTTCCCCGGGAGACAGCACGCTGAGCCGGGCAGCGCTGCTGACACATCTCCGCCGGCTCCCAAGAGGAGCAGAACACAG GCGACATGTGCGGCTGCAGGCAGCTCCTCTCagtctcctccagcagcagcagcagcagcagtagatgACAGTTACTGCATCGTGGTGTCAGTCGACCCGCTGGACGACAGCCTCCACTCAGAACCAGAGTTCAACTCAATAACAACATCTGACGAGTCTGATGAGGACGCCGCCGACCAGGACTGCGCTATAGTTCACCGCCGCAGCCTGATGGAGCTGTTCAGGGTGTGTCAGACATGCGGGCAGCCCATCGAGGAGAAGGAGGTTTTCCACTCGGGAGCACAGATGAGTGTGAAGTGGAGCTGTCATGGTGGACATTCAGGTGTGTGGAAGTCCTCTCctcacctgagagacacacttCCTTAA